A segment of the Acidobacteriota bacterium genome:
GAGAGGAACGGGAACGGGTGGCCCGGGTCCACGGCGAGAGGCGTGAGGACGGGCAGGACGTTCCGCCGGAAGTACGCGGTCGCGCCCGTGCGCTGCTCCTCGGTGAGGGCGTCCCACGTCAGCACGGCGATCCCGCTGGCGGCCAGCTTCGGAAGGAGGTCGGCCACGAGGCAGGCGGTCTGGCGCGCCTCCATCTCCTGGACCGTCGTCCGGATCTGCGCGAGCGCCTCGGCCGGCTGGAGGCGGTCGTCCGCGTGCTCGACGACCTCCGAGGAGAGCTGGTCGAGGAGGCCCGACACGCGGATCATGAAGAACTCGTCGAGGTTCGTCTCCGTGATGCAGAGGAACTTCAGGCGCTCGAGGAGCGGCCAGCGCTCGTCGAACGCCTCGTCGAGGACCCGCTGGTTGAACGCGAGCCACGAGAGCTCGCGGTTCAGGAGGGGCTGCCCGGGGCCCGCCGGAACGGGCGCGGCGGACGGCTCGGATTCGACGAGGACGAGCTTGCGGCGGCGCTTGGGTCGGGGTTCGTTGTGAAACATGGCGGGGCCCGTGACGGGAGGGGAAGGATACCCCTGCCGCGTGAAGCGGGCCTTTTACGCGGCGTTCAGGAGCGGTGCTCGGGCCGGAGGAGGTCGAGGACGGTCTTGACTGGAGCGAACGTCTCCTTCGGGACCTCGACGAAGGCGGTCTCCCAGAAGGCCATCGCTCCGTTCCATAACCCTGGCCGCTCCAATGCTTTGAGCGGCCTTCCCTCGTTGGTCTTCGAGGCGATGAAGACTGCGTTCTCGTCCACGAAACGGCCGAGGTCGAAGGGGTCGCCGGCCGTGTTTCTGAGGGAGCAGGCGAGGTCGACGGGATTGAAGTGGGTGGCGGTCCTCCAGATGGCGGCCTGACCCGGGTCGGCGAGGTCCACCTGTGCCGACTCGACGATCTGGAGGCTCTCGCCCTGCGGCCCGGCTACCCAGAACGGCCCGCCGCCGGGCTCGCCCTCGTTGCGCACGACGCCGCAGACCCGGATGGGGCGGTCGCGACGGCTCGCGCGCTCGAGCTCGACGAGGAGGCCGGTCAGGAGCCGTTTCCACAGGAGGGTCGGGCCGCGGCGCGCGTCCGGGACGACGTTGTCGACGTTCTTCACGAGGACGACGTCGCCGCCCGCGCGCGCCACGTCGCCGAGATTCTTCAGCAGCGCTCCGTGCCCGCCGGGGCGGAAGAGGAGGCCGCCGGAGGCCGTGCGGAAAGGGCCTCCGTCCGCGCCGCCCGCGATCGTGTCGGTCGAGGGAGATTGCTCCGAGAACGAGACCGAGAAACGCGCGCCCGTCGCGCGCTCGACGCGCGGCCGGATCTCCGCGAGCTTGTCCTCGAAAGCCTTGCGATGCTCGGGCGACACGGTGAAATGGACGCGGCAGAGCCCGGCGGCGTCGAGCACAGTACCAGCGGCCTCATAAAGATGTTCTTCGAAAGGGGTTCTTGGGCCGTCCGGGTACTTGTGAAACGGCAGAAGCCCCTTGGGTGTTGCCGCGAGAGCACCGAGAGCACCGAGATCGCCGGAGTCGCCGAACGCGAACGCCCCCCTGCTTTCGAAGAATCTCTTCCTCTCGGCGGTCTCCTCTCCGCCCGCGCCGAGGAACTCGAACATCCGGCTCGCAGCGCCCGAGGCCGGCACGAACTTCGTGAGCCGCCCGGCCCGAGCGGCTTCGTCGGCCAGCGCGAGGAGCTCCGCGTGGTCCTTC
Coding sequences within it:
- a CDS encoding DUF4301 family protein; the encoded protein is MEALSAADRAAIASHGLTEAEVARQLALFRESPAPQRLARAATTGDGVLSLAEKDHAELLALADEAARAGRLTKFVPASGAASRMFEFLGAGGEETAERKRFFESRGAFAFGDSGDLGALGALAATPKGLLPFHKYPDGPRTPFEEHLYEAAGTVLDAAGLCRVHFTVSPEHRKAFEDKLAEIRPRVERATGARFSVSFSEQSPSTDTIAGGADGGPFRTASGGLLFRPGGHGALLKNLGDVARAGGDVVLVKNVDNVVPDARRGPTLLWKRLLTGLLVELERASRRDRPIRVCGVVRNEGEPGGGPFWVAGPQGESLQIVESAQVDLADPGQAAIWRTATHFNPVDLACSLRNTAGDPFDLGRFVDENAVFIASKTNEGRPLKALERPGLWNGAMAFWETAFVEVPKETFAPVKTVLDLLRPEHRS